A single window of Prionailurus viverrinus isolate Anna chromosome F1, UM_Priviv_1.0, whole genome shotgun sequence DNA harbors:
- the BTG2 gene encoding protein BTG2 — MSQARWTGKRTDMLPEIAAAVGFLSSLLRTRGCVSEQRLRVFSGALQEALTEHYKHHWFPEKPSKGSGYRCIRINHKMDPIISKVASQIGLSQPQLHQLLPSELTLWVDPYEVSYRIGEDGSICVLYEEAPVAASYGLLTCKNQMMLGRSSPSKNYVMAVSS, encoded by the exons ATGAGCCAGGCCCGCTGGACCGGGAAGAGAACAGACATGCTTCCGGAGATCGCCGCCGCCGTGGGCTTCCTCTCCAGCCTCCTGAGGACCCGGGGCTGCGTGAGCGAGCAGAGACTAAGGGTTTTCAGCGGCGCTCTCCAGGAGGCACTAACAG AGCACTACAAACACCACTGGTTTCCTGAGAAGCCGTCCAAGGGCTCCGGCTACCGCTGCATCCGAATCAACCACAAGATGGACCCCATCATCAGCAAGGTGGCCAGCCAGATCGGACTCAGCCAGCCCCAGCTGCACCAGCTGCTGCCCAGTGAGCTGACCCTGTGGGTGGACCCCTACGAGGTGTCCTACCGCATTGGGGAGGATGGCTCCATCTGCGTCCTGTACGAGGAGGCCCCGGTGGCAGCCTCCTATGGGCTCCTCACCTGCAAGAACCAAATGATGCTGGGCCGGAGCAGCCCCTCGAAGAACTACGTGATGGCGGTCTCCAGTTAG